The genomic DNA ACCAGATATTTCTTCGGATAAGTTAAGCGAGAAGTTTTGGGTATGAATTAGTTATGAATAGCAATGAAGTTTGGTCAAGATAATAAATACAAAGTAATTGTTCATAATACAACGTATTTGTCTGTACTTGAGATATTAAAAATGGTAATGCCTTTTGTAGCATTACCTTATTTGATATCTACAGTTGGTGCGGATAAGTACGGTTTGGTCGTTTTTGCACAGGCTATTATCTCTTATTTTATTATATTTATCAACTTTGGTCTGGATGTTTCGGCTGTAAAGAATGTTTCTATAAATCGTTCTGATAACGAGAAGCTATCGGAAGTTGTATCTTCAGTTTTGATTATTAAAGCTTTTCTTTTTATACTTTCTTTTTTAGCATTAGGAGTTTTATTATTATGTGTGAAGCAATTTAGAGATAATTATGTTTTATTTTTATTGTCTTTTTTATCTTGCCTTTCAGAAATTTTGTTTCCTGTTTGGTTTTATCAAGGGGTAGAAAAGATGAAATATATTACTTTGATTCGTTTTACTTCTATTTTCTTTTATACTGTTACAGTCTTTATTTTCATTAAAAATGAAAGTGATTATTTACTGATACCATTACTTCAGTCTTTAGGGTGGCTTTTATCAGGGGTTATTTCCTTTTTTATGCTAATTCGGGTAGAAAAGATATCCTTATTTGTGCCAACTATAGAATCGATTAGGCGGTATTTTAAAGAGAGCGTTCCGTTTTTTGTTTCTCGTGTATCAGTTGTGATTAATGCAAGTATGGCAAAGACGATTTGTGGAATTTTCTTTTCAATGCATGAAGTTGCAGTTTTTGATTTGGCCCAAAAAATTGCAATGACGGCACTTGTCCCTTTACAAATGTTGAATCAAGCTTTGTTTCCTCATATTGCAAAAACACTTGATCGGAAATTTGTCAATAAGTGTTTTCGATTGATTTTATTAGCTACAGGCTGTATCATTGTAATTGTATATATTCTTGCTCCATTTGCTGTTTTTGTTTTATCGGATGGTAAGTTGCCTGAATCTGTTGATATATTACATGTTTTTAGTTTGTTCATTTTTAGTGGAGGCATTACTTCTTTCACAGGGTCGCCAGTGCTGGTTTCTTTTGGTTATTCCAAGCCTTTTAATCGAAGTGTAGTTCTTTCGACTTTCGTCTTAATTGTAATTTATATGGTACTATATTTTACAAATTCATTCTCGATTATTAATTTTGCACTAGCCTTAGGTTTTGCAGAATTTGTAATAGCTATTTATAGGCTATATTATTGTAACCGTTATAAATTAATTATGCTTTATGGACGGGTTTAATCGTTTTAATCCAGAAGGTTCAGTGCTGAGACTTCATCAGATGAAGATGCTTCGCATTTTAGAGTTCGTAGATAGAGTTTGTAGGAAACATGGTATACGCT from Parabacteroides merdae ATCC 43184 includes the following:
- a CDS encoding oligosaccharide flippase family protein encodes the protein MKFGQDNKYKVIVHNTTYLSVLEILKMVMPFVALPYLISTVGADKYGLVVFAQAIISYFIIFINFGLDVSAVKNVSINRSDNEKLSEVVSSVLIIKAFLFILSFLALGVLLLCVKQFRDNYVLFLLSFLSCLSEILFPVWFYQGVEKMKYITLIRFTSIFFYTVTVFIFIKNESDYLLIPLLQSLGWLLSGVISFFMLIRVEKISLFVPTIESIRRYFKESVPFFVSRVSVVINASMAKTICGIFFSMHEVAVFDLAQKIAMTALVPLQMLNQALFPHIAKTLDRKFVNKCFRLILLATGCIIVIVYILAPFAVFVLSDGKLPESVDILHVFSLFIFSGGITSFTGSPVLVSFGYSKPFNRSVVLSTFVLIVIYMVLYFTNSFSIINFALALGFAEFVIAIYRLYYCNRYKLIMLYGRV